From the Mahella australiensis 50-1 BON genome, the window TTAGACGGTGCTTGCTCGCGAGACGGTTTTTCGACCAGTTCTTTAACCTTATATATACCCGGCTCTATCTGCATATACTTCAAGATGCCGTATCTGTTCACTTTATCCCATGGCACCTGCTGCACGCCCAGTACCGTTGTCTTATACTCGTTGTAGACGTCTATGAGCTGTTTCAAACACGGCGTCTTGGAATCTATGACATCGTCGCCCAGCAGCACTGCAAACGGCTCATTGCCTATAAACGAGCGGGCACAGTATATAGCATGTCCCAGCCCTCGCGGTTCTTTTTGCCGTATATAATGTATATCAACCATATTGGATATATCCTCTACAAGATGAAGCAGTTCCTCTTTGCCCTGACGCTTGAGTTCCATTTCAAGCTCTACCGATTTGTCAAAATGGTCCTCTATGGCCCGTTTGCCGCGGCCGGTAACGATTATTATATCCTCTATGCCGGAAGCTATGGCTTCTTCTACAATATATTGAATAGTAGGCTTATCAACTATAGGTAGCATTTCCTTAGGCTGAGCTTTTGTGGCCGGTAAAAATCGCGTGCCCAATCCCGCGGCTGGTATTATAGCCTTTCTGACTCGCATATATACGCCTCCTTTAGCTTTGGTTTGTTACATTAAATTTACGCCTTTTCTCAGCTTTTGTCAAACCAATTATTTTTGCAAACATGCGTGCCGGTTTATAAATCGTCGCTTTAGCAATATATTTACCCATGAGCGACATTTTTAGACCATAACAGGGCTTGCAGCTTATAAAAAATATGCTATGATAGAGTATAAGAAACGAATGATGGATAAAATAACATGCAGAGATGGAAGGTAAAGGAATATGGCTATAGAAAAGCGTAGTTCGGATACTATGGGTTTTACTCCCGTACAGAATAATTTCATAGATAATTATATAAAGGATGTCGATGGAGACTACGTAAAGGTATACCTCTGCATGTTGAGGCAATACCTTATAAGCGGTAACATGCCTGATATTAGCGTTATAGCTGATTTATCCGGCTTAAGCAGGGATAAGGTGCGCCAAGCTCAGCGCTACTGGTGCCAGGCCGGCTTTTTCAGCGCTCCCTCGAAAGCGCCGTCGGTGCAAAGCGATATATCGCTCGATGACAGGCCGTCTTACACGCCCACCGAGATAAATGCCAGCATACAAAGCAGCAATGAGATAGCTCTGCTGTTCAAAATAGCTGAAGAAAAGCTAGAGCGCCTGCTAAGCACAAATGATATACAGGTTATATACAGCTTGTACGACTGGCTGGGGTTACCCGTAGAGGTTATAATAATGTTGCTGGAGCACTGCCGATGCTTGGGCAAGCGCAATATAAGGTACATAGAGAAAGTAGCTGTGGAATGGGCGCAAAACGGCATAGACAGCATAGAAAAAGCCGAACAACACCTGCGCAGATTCGAAAAGCGCAATATCGACCACAAGAAGGTGTGCGAGCAGCTCGGTATATATGGTAATCCTACCAAACGTCAAGCTGAGTATATAGATAAATGGTTATACGAGTGGAATATGCCGCTGGATGTTGTGCTGTTGGCCTGTGACCAGACCGTAAATACGCGCGAACCGAGCTTTGCGTATATAGACGCCATACTGGAGCGCTGGCACAACGAGGGAGTATGTACGGTAGCCGATGCCGAGAAGGCGATACAGCGCTTTATAGAATCCAAAAAAGCAAAAACATCCGGTAACAAAAAACCAACGCAGACGCAAACAAAAAATAGTTTCCATAACTTCCCTCAGCGGGATTATGATTTCAAACAATTAGAACATCAGATACAGGAAAATAATTTGAAACGCTTTAAAGGTTAGAGGAGGTATATTATTGGCCAGCGCCAGGGATTATTACGACATATTTCAGCAATATCAACAGCGTAGGGACCGTGCCGAAAGGCTGCTCATAGAACGCAAGGATGAGATCTATAGGCTTATACCGGAAATAGCCAAAATAGACGACGAGATACGCCAACTCGGCATGAGCATATCCAAGGCTATGCTCAACCACGAGATAAATAGTCAACAAGCAGTCGATGAGCTTGAACATAAGCTGGAAGAGCTGCGCGACAGAAAACGTCGCCTGCTCATAAGCGCTGGCTACAGCGAGGACTATCTTTCTCCTCAATATATTTGCAAAGATTGCCAAGATACTGGCTATATAGGTGCCCAAAAATGTCATTGTCTGAGGCAGGCATTGATAGATCGGGCTTATGCACAGTCCAACCTTGGCCACATGCTTCAGGCGCAGACATTCGATACATTCGATATAACTCGCTATTCTGATCAGCCGGTAGATGGTGAGGCCATGACACCGCGCGAAAATATGGAGATGATATACGCGGCATGCCTGGCTTTTGTAGAGGATTTTGACCGTTCACCTGAAAACCTCCTTTTCTACGGCCCCACCGGTTTAGGCAAGACCTTTTTGTCCAGCTGCATAGCGCGTGAATTACTTGATCGAGGCAAGACGGTATTATATCAAACCGCTTTCAGCATATTCGAGATATTACGCGAGTATAAATTCAGCCTCAACAAATCGGACTATATACCCCAGCAATTCGATATGCTGTTAGACGTCGACCTTTTAATCATAGATGACCTCGGCACTGAGCTTAACAATAGCTTTATAAGCTCCGAGCTGTTCAATGTGCTGAATTCGCGCCTGTTAGCCGGTAAAAAGACCATAATATCCACTAATTTAACGTTATCCCAGCTCAACGACGCCTATTCCGAGCGCATTATATCGCGTATAATAGGCCATTATACGATACTGAAGTTCTACGGCGACGACATAAGAAAGCAATTGGCATAGGGCTTTCAAAGGCTCTTGAAGTCGGCATATCTGTCCTGAGCTTCCGTGAGATGGCCGCTTAAATCCGCGAGCTTTATAGGTGGTACGGCAAAGGCACAAACTCATTATTTACTTGGCTATTCAGTATTCAGCTGTTGATAGCGGTGAGATAAGATGGGGAGGCTCGACTGCATATTCAAGCAACTTATTAATCGTTGCGGTAGTAATAGTTGGTATTATGAATTGGAAAAAATGGCCGATGAATGATATAACGTTTACTGCTGACGCATGTGAAGAACCTATTTAAAGCTGGGTAAACATACAAAGATTAGAATAGGAATTTGGGTACAATTTAGCTATTGCTCAATACAAAAAGGCCCGGACGTTTAATAATTATCCGAGCCCATTTTTTCTATATGCACCAATTAGCTAAGATACTTATCCAATTTCGATAGAGCATCGATATCAAAAATATCTTCTGTTATAGCGTCAAGTTGCTCTTTAGATGCCTCGGATATCCTCTTTTCATATTCCGGCGGCAATCCATTCAGTTTCTTGCGCAATTGTTTTATAAGCGTCTGTGCTGCTCCTTTTTCAATACCCTTCTCAATGCCCTTCTCAATGCCCTTTTCAATGCCTTCGTCAAGTATTATTTTATAAGTTTCCGATTCCTGCAAGTTTAACATCTTGTCCACCTCCTTAAAAACCCTTTCTATTACGTCCTTGTTAAATACCAACCCGGAAAATATCTCGGCCTTGAATGCTATCTCTTTCTTCCTGCTTAATTCCATAGGCGCTGCTACTATAGCGTCCGTACACATTCTCAAATATTCGTCCTTCCTCATCCTGCGGCTATCCCTATCCATCAGTGGAAGCAAGGCATATAGATCATAGTATTTGGTTTTTATTACATCTTCAAATTTCGTTGCTCCTATATCTATCAGTCTATACTTATAGTTAAGTTTATTTTCTTCACCAAGCTTATATGTTATGCCGCTGTCCATATTTATTCGGTCCTTGCCCATATATATTACGGCCTGATAAATCGGCAAGCCGTACTTTTCGATAATTTCTAACGCATATCTGAGCATCCTATACGGCATCTTTTTATCATTATCCGATTGAAACTCAAGATGCACCGCCACGTCATTTCCTTCTAGCGCGCACCTGTAGACCATATCGCCGCTCCTTCGCTCAACATGCGTAAATTCTATATTGAGTTCTTCCGCGTTATTAAGCTCTACGCCTATGAAATAGGCCATCATGTCGTCTGTAATGTCTGCAAAAATATTTTTTACGGCTATATCATACGATTGATCCGGCATTTTTCCTCTCCTTATATCAATACTTAAATTATAACGTGAGTAGCGTAGCATGTCAAACAATAATCGCATAAGGGGCGCATAAAGTTATGGTTGCCTAACGAGCTTTTATAACAGTATTGCTCTTCCACTTATCGCCCTTCAGCCTACTGTAATATAAAGCACCTCTCACGAGCCAATCCACAAACATGCCTATCCATATCCCTACTACGCCCATTTTCAAAGGTATACAAAAAACGTATCCCAACACAACCCTAAATGCCCACATACCGATCATAGAAGTAAGCAGGGTATATTTTGCATCGCCTGCGCCTTTCAAACCGGCCGGCAGCACAAAAGCCGCCGGCCACAATATCGGTGTGCTGATTGAACATAGCCTCACAAGCAGCGCGGACAAGTTTATCACATCGGCATCGCGTGAGTATATGGCAACGAGTGGCCTGGCAAATATGAATGAAATGACGCACAATGCCAGCATACATAGCATAGAAACTTTTGTCAAATATAAGAGCGTGTCCCGTGCCTCATCGCTATCACCCTTGCCCATGCTCCGGCCTACCATGGTAGTCGCCGCTATACTGAGCGCATTGCCCGGAATATTGACCAAAGAAAATATTGAATTGGCTATGGAGTTAGAAGCTATGGCCACAGTCCCTAGTCCTACGATAAAAATCTGCGTGATAAGCTTTCCGCCGTTGAAGAGCAGTGATTCAATACCTGCCGGCAAACCTACCGAGAATATGGATCGCTGCATGTAACTATCGATCTTAAACTGCTTGAGGCCGGTCAATTTTATTATTTTGGAACCGTTAAACAATATAAACATTATGATCCCTGTCCCTATGGCACGCGCTATGGCTATGCCCAGCGCCGCTCCCATTACTTCCAAGCGAGGGATAGACAGGTCAATGGAAAAAATATTTATCCTCAAGCCATAGATCAAAACATAGCTTAAAATTATATTGACGATGTTCATAAAGACAGTGACGACCATCGGCGTTTTAGTATCACTCGCCCCGCGCAAAACGCCGCACGCTATAGCTGTCAACGATATTAATGGATATGTGAATAGTGTTATGCCAAGATATGTATATGAATACTGCATAACCCTTTCATCAGCTGCACCGAATAGGAAGTTTATAAGCGGTACTTGAAATATCCATAAAGCCACCGTAACTATGATAGACAGTAAGAGGCCGGAAAATAGAGCCTGCTTGACGGTTTCATTGGCTTCGCGTATCTTTCCTTGACCGGCATACTGCGCCACCACTACCGTACTGCCCACCGCAAGGGATGAGAAAAAGGCTATCAGTATGTTGTTGATTGAATCCACCATCCCTATGGCCGATACCGCCTCTTTGCCTATACGGCTGGCTAATACGGTATTCACTACCCCCATAGACATCACGAAGATCTGCTCCGTAATGATAGGTATAGTGAGCCTGAATACATCGCTGCGTATAACTATTTTACTCATCCCCATGCTTCCTCCCGGCCTGCATAAGCAATAAATGAATGACCTGCCTATATGAATCTTTTGGGCAGGCTATTTTATTATGCTAATACATATCACCACGAAATGCAAGAAAAAGATTCGGCATGAGCATGCTGTTTCTGTGGATCGGCATAAAACTGCCTTCTATCTCTCCTTCCCCAACATATACCACTATTATGGCTATAACATCTGCTTTATTGATAACGTTACATAGAATATTATCTTTATTTAATAAGCATCTCGGTTCAATTTAAAATCTTGAGACGCAGATGTAAATATAGAAAACTGCATATATATAATACATAAAGGAACGTTTTATTAACATGTACTTTGTGGAGTAATTATATTAAAGTAGTTTAAAGGGGCTTTTAACCCCTTCCTTCATAGCTTAGCGCATAAATTAATAAGATAAATGTCTTAAATACGTGGTAACAATACCACATGTGGCATATCATAATATTATCCTTTAATTGCACCTGCAAGTCCCTCAACAAAAGTGTTCTGGAAACAAATATATACAATCAATACTGGAACTATGCTAATCAACGCTCCGGCGGTCAATAGACCATAGTTAGTGCTGTACTGGCCTATAAAACTGGCTAAGCCAGCCGGTACTGTTCGCATAGTATCATCTGTGAGAAAAACTGATGCAAGCAAATATTCATTCCAGGTAGACAAGAAATCCATGATCATTAAAGTTCCTAAAGCTGGTTTACTTAGTGGCAGTATTATATTCCAAAAGAGCCGTGCAGTAGAACATCCATCTATTAATGCGGCTTCATCCAATTCTTTAGGTATTGTCCTCATAAAACCTCTTAACACTAATATGCCGAACGGTATGCCAAACCCTAAATATACGATAAAAATACCTAGATATGTGTTAATTAAATTCAAACGACTCAATGCTATGTTAAGAGGAATTAAAGTAACCTGCATAGGTATCATCATTCCTATAAGAAAAAAGATAAATATCCTGGTACCGCTATTTTTATTGCTAAGCCTAGTAATATAGAATGCTGCCAAAGCTTCAATCAATATACCTAAAGGAACTTTTATTATAGAAATTATGAAACTATTTTTCATATATACGCCCAAATTGCCGTTTATCCAAGCTTTTACAAAATTTCCCCATTGTAAAGTTTGTGGCAAAGAAAATATTGGTCTGCTATAAAAATCTTGATTGCTCTTTAAGGCAGTAATCAAAATAAAAAATATGGGCACAAGCCAGACTATGGATATTAATGTCATAAATATATAAAAAATCACTTCTCCAACGCGCTTTTTGCTCATTGCTATATTACCTCCCTCTAGTCTCTAGCCATATATAATACATATGGTATTATTACGATCATTAAAACAACAACCATTACCCATGCAATTGCCGAACCTATTCCCAATTTAGAGAACATAAAGGACTGTTGATACATCCATGTTGCTAATACCTGAGTACTATTACCGGGCCCTCCGTTAGTCATAACAGAAATTATATCATAAACTTTCAATGAGTTTATAATTTGAGTTGCAAAAACGATCACAAAAGTTTCTCTTAATAACGGTATAATTATGCTAAAAAATGTCCTAAACTTGCCTGCACCATCGATTAAAGCAGCTTCCAAATAATCTTTTGAAATAGTCTGAAGGCCGGAAAGGAACAAAACCATGGGTGCTCCCAACCCTTGCCAGAGCGCTGCCACATATACTGCATATAAGGCTATTTGTGGATCTGACAGCCATGCCTTCGTAAGCCCATGAAGCCCTAAAACTTCTAACAAGCCATTTATCAAACCAAGTTGCGGATGATACATCCAAGTCCATATTAAAGCAACAACAACGCCACTTAAAGTATAAGGGAAATAAATTATTCCTCTATATGCGACTCTGCCTTTAAATTCTCTATTTAGTGCAACGGCTATTAATAATGCTATGCTGACTGTAAAAACTACTGTCAATATAGTCCAAATTATATTGTTTTTTAAAGATATTTGGAAAACATTATCTTTTAAAAAAAGATATACATAATTATCAAAGCCGACAAATTTCATTTTGCCGACACCATCCCAATTATAAAAGCTAATAAATAATGAATATATGGATGGCACTACTATCACAAACAAGTATATAAGCAAGGCTGGTAAAATAAACCAAAATTTACCCTTTCCTGCATTTTCTTTCATTATAGCAGCTCCTTTCTGAAAATATTACCATTTAGGTACTCGCGAAATATAGCTGGCATTGCAATGCCAGCTATATTTTAGTAAATAATTAATGTTTACTGGATAATATAAAGTAAACTAATTATTTGAATTTTTATATTCTTCTACAGCTTGTTGCATAAACTGTGCCGCTTGCTCAGATGTCATCTTAGCAAGGCCTATAGAATCTAATGCTTCAAATAATTTGTTTACAACTTCCTGAGGAAGCGCCTGATCCGTTATGGTAAAAGTACCATATTCATTCATTGAGTCAACAACTTGTGGTACCAATACTAAATTATCGGGCAACTTATTATCTTTATATGGTAAAGGTTGCTGCAACTGATATTTCTCTACAGTCTCAGGAGAATACATAAATTCCACGAAATTCATGCATTGATCCAATTTTTCATCAGACAAATCCGCATTAAATTGTATCATTTCTATAAAAGCACTCATTCTGTTGGCCTCTGCTGTCAATGGCATTTTAAAGAAACCATATTTAGAAACATCTTGTCCATCAGCTATAAGCGAATTAGTTTCAAACCACGGTCCTTCTATATCCATTGCCGCTTTATCTTGATAAAGTAACAACTTAGTATCATTTGGATCTGCAGTAAGGTACCCTTCTGGAAAATAACCTTTATCTATCCATTCCTTTAATTTTGCAAATGATTTTACAACGCCTTCCTGCGACCAATCAGCATCTAAAGTGAGCAACTTATCATGAGTTTCACTTCCACAATACATTTCAAGTAGCTCTTCCCAAATCCTCATAACATGCCATCCATATTTGCCTGCAGTAGATATGGGGGTTATGCCATTGCTTTTTAAAGTAGCTAAAGCTTTTTCAAAATCATCAAAAGTTTGTGGAATCGCCATATTATATTTTTCAAATATATCTTTTCTATAAAACATTCCTAATGCATTTATAACAAACGGGTAACCAGCAAGTTGACCATCTAATGTTGCTAATTCCAAAGCTGCTGGCATAAACTTGTCTCCCCAATTATGAGCCTTGGCATATTCGGTTAAATCATATGACAAACCATTCTCGGGATAATAAGAACCCAAGCTACCCCCCCAATTGCGCCATATATCCGGTAGGGTCTTAGATGAAGCAGCTATTTTTAAATTCTTTTTTTGATCGTCTGTGCTGTTGAAACTAACTTTTATCTTTACATTTGGATTCTGCTGTTCATACTCTTTGATCACAGAAGAAATCGCATCTTGATTACTAGTTAATGTCATAAAACTTATAGTAGTTTTAGCATCACTCTGTGTACCATCCTCTTGCTCATTCGTTGTACCAGTATCAGACGTGTCATTTTGGGTTTGTGTACCTGTGTTCCCGCAACCAGCCATTATTGTAACGATCAAAGTCATCATAACCACACATGCCAATATTTTTCTTAACTTATTATTCATCTTCATACCTCCAAAATAATCATTTATTTCTACCTAGTCATGGTAGATACCGGAACAAGAAATCTTTGTATATCATTAATTCATTCCCAACATCAGCTACAACAACAAAATAATCACCTCCATGATACATTTATTCGAGCACTTCTCTGTTAACGCGTTCATTATAACATCACATTTTATATTTGTAAATAGTTTTTTAAAAAATTTTATTGACATTACTTCTTAAAACAGCTATTATAAGAGTAAATATTGAATATATGTTTATATAAATATATTTAGATTAATGCTTATATTAATAAATCCGCTAGGCATTATTAAATTTTTTAATAATATTTTAGCAGAAAGGAAGTGTTCTATGGATATCGATAAATTGCAAAATAAGGCTGTGGATATACGCAAAGAACTGCTTACAATGATATATGAAGCAGGAGGAGGCCATGTCGGTGGCTCTTTATCATCTGTGGATATACTGGTAGCATTGCATTATGGCGTGATGAGGCTGGACCCAAGAAATCCTAAATGGGAGCAAAGAGATCGTTTCATACTGAGCAAAGGCCACAGTGTAGAAGGATACTATGCTATACTCTGCGATATAGGGTTTTTCTCCAAAGATGAGCTTAAAACATACAGAAAATTTGATAGCAAGCTGATAGGCCATCCTTCTAACAAAGTCCCCGGTGTAGAGGCCAGCACAGGTGCTCTTGGCCATGGCCTATCCATAGGCATAGGCATGGCTTTAGCAGGAAAAATGGATGCCAAAGATTATAAGGTTTACGTCTTAATGGGCGACGGCGAGCAAGCTGAGGGCTCGCTCTGGGAGGCCGCTATGGCTGCAGGCAACTATAAACTCGATAATCTAATAGGTATTATAGACAGAAATGGGCTGCAGATAAGCGGCTCCACTGAAGATGTTATGAAGCTTGAAAGCCTTAAAGATAAATGGACATCATTTGGCTGGCATATCCAATCCCTCGACGGACATGACATAACAGGCTTAATAAGGGCATTTCAGAGCATACCCGTACAAAAAGGCAAACCCCATCTGATAATTGCAAATACCATAAAGGGCAAAGGCGTACCTTTCATGGAGAATGACCCGGCTTGGCACCACAAAGTGCCTGACAGCCAGCAATTAAACATGGCGCTGCAGGCTTTGGATGCTCAATATAAGGAGGTAAGATGACTATGGCAAATTTGCTCGCTTGCAGAAAGGCTTTTACCGACGCTCTGCTTGAATGCGCAAAAGCAGACAGCAGTATAGTGGCCGTCACATCCGATGCCAGAGGTTCGGTCACCCTGGATAAGTTCGCAGCAGAGCTTCCTCGTCAATTCGTCGAGGTCGGCATCGCCGAACAAAACCTGATAGGTATAGCTTCAGGCTTAGCTTTATCCGGTAAAAAACCGTTTGCATGCAGCCCGGCATGCTTTGTATCCGCAAGAAGCATGGAGCAGGTAAAGCTCGACATCGCATATAACAACAGCAACGTAAAGGTAATAGGCGTAAGCGGAGGTGTAAGCTATGGCCCATTAGGCGCCAGCCATCATTCTTTAAATGACATAGCCGTGATGAGAACTATGCCAGGCTTGACCGTTATACTGCCATGCGATGCGCGTGAAACGTCTCAGATGGTAAAGTCCTTAGCAAAATGGAGCGGCCCTGCCTACGTAAGGATGGGTAGGAATCCTGTACCGGATGTCTACGAGGATGATGATATGCCCTTCGAAATAGGCAAAGCAAATACTTTACTCGACGGCGATGATATCACTATAATAGCTACCGGCGAGATGGTAAGGCACGCCTTAAACGCGGGTATAATGCTTAGGAATAAAGGCATACATGCACGCGTAATAGATATGCATACCATAAAGCCGTTAGATGAAGATGCAATACTAAAAGCGGCACAGGAAACCGGCAATGTTATAACTGTGGAAGAACATTATGCTTATGGAGGACTGGGCTCGGCCATAACGGAGTTAACAGCTCAGCGCTGCCCTATCCCAGTTAGTATAATGGCTTTTCCGGATGAGTACGCAATAACTGGCGAGCAGGACCAGGTCCTGAACTATTACGGCCTAACAGCCGATGGAATATATAATACGGCGTTGAATATGCTGGAACAATAAAGGAGAATAATATGATGACTGAACGCTGGGGAATATTCGAATTAACACTAAACGGCCCGCAAACAGGCAACCCTTTTGTAGACGTAACTTTTGGCGCACTATTCAAGCATCAAAACAGGGTTATTCATACGGATGGATTCTACGATGGCGATGGAATATACAAGGTCAGATTCATGCCCGATAAGGAAGGAACATGGGCATATTCCACGTTTAGCAACTGCAGCGAATTGGACGGAATGATAGGAGAATTCGAATGCATAATGCCTTCGGCGCAAAACCACGGACCTGTACGCGTAAAGGATGAGTATCACTTCGCATACGAGGACGGCACGCCTTACCTCCCCTTTGGCACGACATGTTACGCTTGGATTCACCAAGGCGATGAGATGGAAGAAAAAACGCTGGCCACACTGGCCGATGCCCCTTTCAATAAAATGCGTATGTGCGTTTTCCCTAAACATTACGATTATAACACCAACGAACCGGTGTATTATCCATTTGAAGGCTCGTTGGAAGAGGGCTGGGATTTCACCAGATTTAATGTTGAATTCTTCAGGCATATGGAAAAAAGGATAGGCGAGCTTCTGGCATTGGGTATAGAGGCCGATCTGATATTATTCCACCCATATGACCGCTGGGGCTATTCAACCATGGACTGCGAAAGCGACGAGCGCTATCTGCGCTACATAACGGCGAGGTTATCGGCATACCGAAATATATGGTGGTCAATGGCCAACGAATATGACCTTATGCAAGCCAAAAATTTGATGGATTGGGACAGGTTTTTTAAGCTTATACAGCAATGCGATCCATACCAGCACCTGCGTTCGGTACACAATTGCCACACCTTTTATGATCATGGTAAGCCATGGGTGACCCACTGCAGCATACAGCATTCGGACCTAACAAAGGTTACCGAGTGGCATAAACTCTATAAAAAGCCCGTAGTAGTCGATGAATGCTGCTATGAAGGCAATATAGCGCACAATTGGGGTAATATAACGGCGCAGGAAATGGTACACCGTATATGGGAAGGCACTATACGCGGCGGATACGTGGGCCACGGCGAAACCTATGTCGATCCCAATGATATTTTATGGTGGTCAAAAGGCGGGATCCTACATGGTCAAAGCCCGGAAAGACTATCTTTTTTACGTCAGCTTCTGGAACAAAGCCCTCAAGACTTAATGCCCATCGATATAGGATACAGTTATGATGTTTTATATGCTCTAAGCAAGAATGATGAATACTTCCTGGCCTATTGTGGCAGTGGGCAATCCGCTTACAAGGACATAGCATTGTCCGATCAAAGCAGCTATACCATAGAGGTCATAGATGCATGGGATATGACCGTGACACCGTTAGATGGGGTTTTCAGAGGCAAATGTAGAGTTAAGTTACCTGCCAAGCCTTATATAGGCCTGCGCATACGAAAGGTCGAATAACAATGCAGCAAGATAGGCTTATATTGTCAATAGATCAGAGCACATCGGGCACCAAGGCGATATTATATGATAAAAAAGGCAACATTGTGGAAAACAGCTATACCCTACATAGCCAGATTTATCCCAGGCCGGGCTGGGTAGAGC encodes:
- a CDS encoding carbohydrate ABC transporter permease, which codes for MKENAGKGKFWFILPALLIYLFVIVVPSIYSLFISFYNWDGVGKMKFVGFDNYVYLFLKDNVFQISLKNNIIWTILTVVFTVSIALLIAVALNREFKGRVAYRGIIYFPYTLSGVVVALIWTWMYHPQLGLINGLLEVLGLHGLTKAWLSDPQIALYAVYVAALWQGLGAPMVLFLSGLQTISKDYLEAALIDGAGKFRTFFSIIIPLLRETFVIVFATQIINSLKVYDIISVMTNGGPGNSTQVLATWMYQQSFMFSKLGIGSAIAWVMVVVLMIVIIPYVLYMARD
- a CDS encoding carbohydrate ABC transporter permease codes for the protein MSKKRVGEVIFYIFMTLISIVWLVPIFFILITALKSNQDFYSRPIFSLPQTLQWGNFVKAWINGNLGVYMKNSFIISIIKVPLGILIEALAAFYITRLSNKNSGTRIFIFFLIGMMIPMQVTLIPLNIALSRLNLINTYLGIFIVYLGFGIPFGILVLRGFMRTIPKELDEAALIDGCSTARLFWNIILPLSKPALGTLMIMDFLSTWNEYLLASVFLTDDTMRTVPAGLASFIGQYSTNYGLLTAGALISIVPVLIVYICFQNTFVEGLAGAIKG
- a CDS encoding MATE family efflux transporter, yielding MSKIVIRSDVFRLTIPIITEQIFVMSMGVVNTVLASRIGKEAVSAIGMVDSINNILIAFFSSLAVGSTVVVAQYAGQGKIREANETVKQALFSGLLLSIIVTVALWIFQVPLINFLFGAADERVMQYSYTYLGITLFTYPLISLTAIACGVLRGASDTKTPMVVTVFMNIVNIILSYVLIYGLRINIFSIDLSIPRLEVMGAALGIAIARAIGTGIIMFILFNGSKIIKLTGLKQFKIDSYMQRSIFSVGLPAGIESLLFNGGKLITQIFIVGLGTVAIASNSIANSIFSLVNIPGNALSIAATTMVGRSMGKGDSDEARDTLLYLTKVSMLCMLALCVISFIFARPLVAIYSRDADVINLSALLVRLCSISTPILWPAAFVLPAGLKGAGDAKYTLLTSMIGMWAFRVVLGYVFCIPLKMGVVGIWIGMFVDWLVRGALYYSRLKGDKWKSNTVIKAR
- a CDS encoding DnaD domain protein encodes the protein MAIEKRSSDTMGFTPVQNNFIDNYIKDVDGDYVKVYLCMLRQYLISGNMPDISVIADLSGLSRDKVRQAQRYWCQAGFFSAPSKAPSVQSDISLDDRPSYTPTEINASIQSSNEIALLFKIAEEKLERLLSTNDIQVIYSLYDWLGLPVEVIIMLLEHCRCLGKRNIRYIEKVAVEWAQNGIDSIEKAEQHLRRFEKRNIDHKKVCEQLGIYGNPTKRQAEYIDKWLYEWNMPLDVVLLACDQTVNTREPSFAYIDAILERWHNEGVCTVADAEKAIQRFIESKKAKTSGNKKPTQTQTKNSFHNFPQRDYDFKQLEHQIQENNLKRFKG
- the galU gene encoding UTP--glucose-1-phosphate uridylyltransferase GalU, which gives rise to MRVRKAIIPAAGLGTRFLPATKAQPKEMLPIVDKPTIQYIVEEAIASGIEDIIIVTGRGKRAIEDHFDKSVELEMELKRQGKEELLHLVEDISNMVDIHYIRQKEPRGLGHAIYCARSFIGNEPFAVLLGDDVIDSKTPCLKQLIDVYNEYKTTVLGVQQVPWDKVNRYGILKYMQIEPGIYKVKELVEKPSREQAPSNVAILGRYIITPQIFDILEHTQPGAGGEIQLTDALQELLKCEAMYAYEFEGKRYDVGDKLGFLQATVEFALKREDIADDFRAYLHTLLEQETPQLAAAGDTKTA
- a CDS encoding ATP-binding protein, giving the protein MASARDYYDIFQQYQQRRDRAERLLIERKDEIYRLIPEIAKIDDEIRQLGMSISKAMLNHEINSQQAVDELEHKLEELRDRKRRLLISAGYSEDYLSPQYICKDCQDTGYIGAQKCHCLRQALIDRAYAQSNLGHMLQAQTFDTFDITRYSDQPVDGEAMTPRENMEMIYAACLAFVEDFDRSPENLLFYGPTGLGKTFLSSCIARELLDRGKTVLYQTAFSIFEILREYKFSLNKSDYIPQQFDMLLDVDLLIIDDLGTELNNSFISSELFNVLNSRLLAGKKTIISTNLTLSQLNDAYSERIISRIIGHYTILKFYGDDIRKQLA
- a CDS encoding DUF4351 domain-containing protein, with protein sequence MPDQSYDIAVKNIFADITDDMMAYFIGVELNNAEELNIEFTHVERRSGDMVYRCALEGNDVAVHLEFQSDNDKKMPYRMLRYALEIIEKYGLPIYQAVIYMGKDRINMDSGITYKLGEENKLNYKYRLIDIGATKFEDVIKTKYYDLYALLPLMDRDSRRMRKDEYLRMCTDAIVAAPMELSRKKEIAFKAEIFSGLVFNKDVIERVFKEVDKMLNLQESETYKIILDEGIEKGIEKGIEKGIEKGAAQTLIKQLRKKLNGLPPEYEKRISEASKEQLDAITEDIFDIDALSKLDKYLS